In a single window of the Papaver somniferum cultivar HN1 chromosome 8, ASM357369v1, whole genome shotgun sequence genome:
- the LOC113301267 gene encoding protein FAR1-RELATED SEQUENCE 5-like isoform X2 yields MRTDCKAMMRIALDIKRKMWYVNTFVHEHNHEMVSPKKRALMRSNKYMPLEAKSMAEAFNKNRLPVGKVVSLFGQTENTTFIPRDVYNHLRTVRKSLLDVGDAEAVVKYFRKRIIENSSFYYAVQVDGEGRAANLFWVDARSRMAYIRFGDVVTFDTTYKTNKYSMPFAPFTVATVFPGTRHRFCLWHIKKKFGEKLSHVLFKKSKFKRTVKAVIRNTYTVEDFVNQWQSMLVEFSLTENEWLKDLYDIREKWIPVYNRSVLFFAGMNTTQRSESINSFFDHYVNSKTSLREFAESCDQAFERMYVREREEDYKSIHTKRIFASQDLLVRHASKIFTRVIFNKVHAEFNASLRYRSKIVEVDGDEHSYTVYWKVGDTVEQFPVKINEVTKKGTCGRQNFEFKGIPCRHLHHILVSRLYVEEIPSYFVMERWKKNANKSVVLSSDHLEIKDDKVGI; encoded by the exons ATGAGAACAGATTGTAAGGCTATGATGCGTATAGCTTTGGATATAAAACGCAAGATGTGGTATGTTAATACATTTGTACATGAGCATAATCACGAAATGGTCTCTCCTAAAAAGCGAGCCCTCATGAGGTCAAACAAGTATATGCCGCTTGAAGCTAAAAGCATGGCAGAGGCATTTAACAAAAATAGACTCCCAGTTGGTAAGGTTGTGTCGTTGTTTGGGCAAACTGAAAATACTACATTCATTCCTAGGGATGTATATAATCATTTGAGGACGGTTAGAAAATCTTTATTAGATGTTGGAGATGCAGAAGCTGTGGTTAAATATTTTAGAAAACGAATAATTGAAAACTCGAGTTTTTATTATGCAGTACAGGTGGATGGAGAAGGAAGGGCAGCAAATTTATTTTGGGTGGATGCCCGTTCACGAATGGCTTATATCCGCTTTGGAGATGTTGTAACCTTTGACACAACATACAAGACCAACAAATATAGTATGCCCTTTGCGCCTTTCACAG TTGCAACGGTATTCCCTGGAACCCGCCATCGTTTTTGTTTATGGCACATTAAGAAAAAATTTGGTGAGAAGTTAAGTCATGTACTTTTTAAGAAATCAAAGTTTAAACGAACAGTTAAAGCGGTCATTCGAAACACATATACAGTTGAGGATTTTGTAAACCAATGGCAGTCTATGCTAGTAGAGTTTAGTTTAACTGAGAACGAATGGCTTAAAGACTTGTATGATATACGTGAGAAATGGATACCGGTTTACAATAGAAGTGTTCTTTTTTTTGCGGGAATGAATACAACTCAGAGAAGTGAAAGTATAAATTCATTTTTTGATCATTATGTGAACTCTAAAACATCTCTTCGAGAATTTGCCGAAAGTTGTGACCAGGCATTCGAAAGAATGTATGTTAGAGAACGAGAAGAAGACTACAAGTCCATTCATACGAAGCGTATATTTGCTTCGCAAGATCTGTTGGTACGGCATGCATCTAAAATATTCACTCGTGTTATCTTTAATAAAGTTCATGCCGAGTTTAACGCATCATTGAGGTATCGATCAAAAATAGTTGAGGTTGATGGTGATGAACACTCTTATACAGTTTATTGGAAAGTAGGGGATACTGTTGAACAATTTCCGGTAAAGATTAATGAGGTGACAAAAAAAGGTACATGTGGTCGCCAAAATTTTGAGTTTAAGGGAATACCATGCAGACATTTGCATCATATTTTAGTATCTCGTCTTTATGTGGAAGAGATCCCATCTTATTTTGTAATGGAAAGGTGGAAAAAGAATGCTAACAAGTCTGTAGTTTTGAGTTCTGATCACTTGGAAATAAAAGATGACAAGGTCGGGATATAA
- the LOC113301267 gene encoding protein FAR1-RELATED SEQUENCE 5-like isoform X3 produces the protein MRTDCKAMMRIALDIKRKMWYVNTFVHEHNHEMVSPKKRALMRSNKYMPLEAKSMAEAFNKNRLPVVQVDGEGRAANLFWVDARSRMAYIRFGDVVTFDTTYKTNKYSMPFAPFTGKNHHHQSITFGFALLGDETEPTFIWLFKTWLEAMGGTPPVSILTDQDQAMTNAVATVFPGTRHRFCLWHIKKKFGEKLSHVLFKKSKFKRTVKAVIRNTYTVEDFVNQWQSMLVEFSLTENEWLKDLYDIREKWIPVYNRSVLFFAGMNTTQRSESINSFFDHYVNSKTSLREFAESCDQAFERMYVREREEDYKSIHTKRIFASQDLLVRHASKIFTRVIFNKVHAEFNASLRYRSKIVEVDGDEHSYTVYWKVGDTVEQFPVKINEVTKKGTCGRQNFEFKGIPCRHLHHILVSRLYVEEIPSYFVMERWKKNANKSVVLSSDHLEIKDDKVGI, from the exons ATGAGAACAGATTGTAAGGCTATGATGCGTATAGCTTTGGATATAAAACGCAAGATGTGGTATGTTAATACATTTGTACATGAGCATAATCACGAAATGGTCTCTCCTAAAAAGCGAGCCCTCATGAGGTCAAACAAGTATATGCCGCTTGAAGCTAAAAGCATGGCAGAGGCATTTAACAAAAATAGACTCCCAGTTG TACAGGTGGATGGAGAAGGAAGGGCAGCAAATTTATTTTGGGTGGATGCCCGTTCACGAATGGCTTATATCCGCTTTGGAGATGTTGTAACCTTTGACACAACATACAAGACCAACAAATATAGTATGCCCTTTGCGCCTTTCACAGGTAAAAACCATCATCACCAGTCTATTACCTTTGGATTTGCATTACTAGGAGATGAGACTGAACCAACATTTATATGGTTGTTTAAGACATGGCTTGAAGCAATGGGAGGTACTCCTCCAGTTTCTATACTTACTGATCAAGATCAGGCCATGACAAATGCAGTTGCAACGGTATTCCCTGGAACCCGCCATCGTTTTTGTTTATGGCACATTAAGAAAAAATTTGGTGAGAAGTTAAGTCATGTACTTTTTAAGAAATCAAAGTTTAAACGAACAGTTAAAGCGGTCATTCGAAACACATATACAGTTGAGGATTTTGTAAACCAATGGCAGTCTATGCTAGTAGAGTTTAGTTTAACTGAGAACGAATGGCTTAAAGACTTGTATGATATACGTGAGAAATGGATACCGGTTTACAATAGAAGTGTTCTTTTTTTTGCGGGAATGAATACAACTCAGAGAAGTGAAAGTATAAATTCATTTTTTGATCATTATGTGAACTCTAAAACATCTCTTCGAGAATTTGCCGAAAGTTGTGACCAGGCATTCGAAAGAATGTATGTTAGAGAACGAGAAGAAGACTACAAGTCCATTCATACGAAGCGTATATTTGCTTCGCAAGATCTGTTGGTACGGCATGCATCTAAAATATTCACTCGTGTTATCTTTAATAAAGTTCATGCCGAGTTTAACGCATCATTGAGGTATCGATCAAAAATAGTTGAGGTTGATGGTGATGAACACTCTTATACAGTTTATTGGAAAGTAGGGGATACTGTTGAACAATTTCCGGTAAAGATTAATGAGGTGACAAAAAAAGGTACATGTGGTCGCCAAAATTTTGAGTTTAAGGGAATACCATGCAGACATTTGCATCATATTTTAGTATCTCGTCTTTATGTGGAAGAGATCCCATCTTATTTTGTAATGGAAAGGTGGAAAAAGAATGCTAACAAGTCTGTAGTTTTGAGTTCTGATCACTTGGAAATAAAAGATGACAAGGTCGGGATATAA
- the LOC113301267 gene encoding protein FAR1-RELATED SEQUENCE 5-like isoform X4: MAYIRFGDVVTFDTTYKTNKYSMPFAPFTGKNHHHQSITFGFALLGDETEPTFIWLFKTWLEAMGGTPPVSILTDQDQAMTNAVATVFPGTRHRFCLWHIKKKFGEKLSHVLFKKSKFKRTVKAVIRNTYTVEDFVNQWQSMLVEFSLTENEWLKDLYDIREKWIPVYNRSVLFFAGMNTTQRSESINSFFDHYVNSKTSLREFAESCDQAFERMYVREREEDYKSIHTKRIFASQDLLVRHASKIFTRVIFNKVHAEFNASLRYRSKIVEVDGDEHSYTVYWKVGDTVEQFPVKINEVTKKGTCGRQNFEFKGIPCRHLHHILVSRLYVEEIPSYFVMERWKKNANKSVVLSSDHLEIKDDKVGI; this comes from the coding sequence ATGGCTTATATCCGCTTTGGAGATGTTGTAACCTTTGACACAACATACAAGACCAACAAATATAGTATGCCCTTTGCGCCTTTCACAGGTAAAAACCATCATCACCAGTCTATTACCTTTGGATTTGCATTACTAGGAGATGAGACTGAACCAACATTTATATGGTTGTTTAAGACATGGCTTGAAGCAATGGGAGGTACTCCTCCAGTTTCTATACTTACTGATCAAGATCAGGCCATGACAAATGCAGTTGCAACGGTATTCCCTGGAACCCGCCATCGTTTTTGTTTATGGCACATTAAGAAAAAATTTGGTGAGAAGTTAAGTCATGTACTTTTTAAGAAATCAAAGTTTAAACGAACAGTTAAAGCGGTCATTCGAAACACATATACAGTTGAGGATTTTGTAAACCAATGGCAGTCTATGCTAGTAGAGTTTAGTTTAACTGAGAACGAATGGCTTAAAGACTTGTATGATATACGTGAGAAATGGATACCGGTTTACAATAGAAGTGTTCTTTTTTTTGCGGGAATGAATACAACTCAGAGAAGTGAAAGTATAAATTCATTTTTTGATCATTATGTGAACTCTAAAACATCTCTTCGAGAATTTGCCGAAAGTTGTGACCAGGCATTCGAAAGAATGTATGTTAGAGAACGAGAAGAAGACTACAAGTCCATTCATACGAAGCGTATATTTGCTTCGCAAGATCTGTTGGTACGGCATGCATCTAAAATATTCACTCGTGTTATCTTTAATAAAGTTCATGCCGAGTTTAACGCATCATTGAGGTATCGATCAAAAATAGTTGAGGTTGATGGTGATGAACACTCTTATACAGTTTATTGGAAAGTAGGGGATACTGTTGAACAATTTCCGGTAAAGATTAATGAGGTGACAAAAAAAGGTACATGTGGTCGCCAAAATTTTGAGTTTAAGGGAATACCATGCAGACATTTGCATCATATTTTAGTATCTCGTCTTTATGTGGAAGAGATCCCATCTTATTTTGTAATGGAAAGGTGGAAAAAGAATGCTAACAAGTCTGTAGTTTTGAGTTCTGATCACTTGGAAATAAAAGATGACAAGGTCGGGATATAA
- the LOC113301267 gene encoding protein FAR1-RELATED SEQUENCE 5-like isoform X1: MRTDCKAMMRIALDIKRKMWYVNTFVHEHNHEMVSPKKRALMRSNKYMPLEAKSMAEAFNKNRLPVGKVVSLFGQTENTTFIPRDVYNHLRTVRKSLLDVGDAEAVVKYFRKRIIENSSFYYAVQVDGEGRAANLFWVDARSRMAYIRFGDVVTFDTTYKTNKYSMPFAPFTGKNHHHQSITFGFALLGDETEPTFIWLFKTWLEAMGGTPPVSILTDQDQAMTNAVATVFPGTRHRFCLWHIKKKFGEKLSHVLFKKSKFKRTVKAVIRNTYTVEDFVNQWQSMLVEFSLTENEWLKDLYDIREKWIPVYNRSVLFFAGMNTTQRSESINSFFDHYVNSKTSLREFAESCDQAFERMYVREREEDYKSIHTKRIFASQDLLVRHASKIFTRVIFNKVHAEFNASLRYRSKIVEVDGDEHSYTVYWKVGDTVEQFPVKINEVTKKGTCGRQNFEFKGIPCRHLHHILVSRLYVEEIPSYFVMERWKKNANKSVVLSSDHLEIKDDKVGI; encoded by the coding sequence ATGAGAACAGATTGTAAGGCTATGATGCGTATAGCTTTGGATATAAAACGCAAGATGTGGTATGTTAATACATTTGTACATGAGCATAATCACGAAATGGTCTCTCCTAAAAAGCGAGCCCTCATGAGGTCAAACAAGTATATGCCGCTTGAAGCTAAAAGCATGGCAGAGGCATTTAACAAAAATAGACTCCCAGTTGGTAAGGTTGTGTCGTTGTTTGGGCAAACTGAAAATACTACATTCATTCCTAGGGATGTATATAATCATTTGAGGACGGTTAGAAAATCTTTATTAGATGTTGGAGATGCAGAAGCTGTGGTTAAATATTTTAGAAAACGAATAATTGAAAACTCGAGTTTTTATTATGCAGTACAGGTGGATGGAGAAGGAAGGGCAGCAAATTTATTTTGGGTGGATGCCCGTTCACGAATGGCTTATATCCGCTTTGGAGATGTTGTAACCTTTGACACAACATACAAGACCAACAAATATAGTATGCCCTTTGCGCCTTTCACAGGTAAAAACCATCATCACCAGTCTATTACCTTTGGATTTGCATTACTAGGAGATGAGACTGAACCAACATTTATATGGTTGTTTAAGACATGGCTTGAAGCAATGGGAGGTACTCCTCCAGTTTCTATACTTACTGATCAAGATCAGGCCATGACAAATGCAGTTGCAACGGTATTCCCTGGAACCCGCCATCGTTTTTGTTTATGGCACATTAAGAAAAAATTTGGTGAGAAGTTAAGTCATGTACTTTTTAAGAAATCAAAGTTTAAACGAACAGTTAAAGCGGTCATTCGAAACACATATACAGTTGAGGATTTTGTAAACCAATGGCAGTCTATGCTAGTAGAGTTTAGTTTAACTGAGAACGAATGGCTTAAAGACTTGTATGATATACGTGAGAAATGGATACCGGTTTACAATAGAAGTGTTCTTTTTTTTGCGGGAATGAATACAACTCAGAGAAGTGAAAGTATAAATTCATTTTTTGATCATTATGTGAACTCTAAAACATCTCTTCGAGAATTTGCCGAAAGTTGTGACCAGGCATTCGAAAGAATGTATGTTAGAGAACGAGAAGAAGACTACAAGTCCATTCATACGAAGCGTATATTTGCTTCGCAAGATCTGTTGGTACGGCATGCATCTAAAATATTCACTCGTGTTATCTTTAATAAAGTTCATGCCGAGTTTAACGCATCATTGAGGTATCGATCAAAAATAGTTGAGGTTGATGGTGATGAACACTCTTATACAGTTTATTGGAAAGTAGGGGATACTGTTGAACAATTTCCGGTAAAGATTAATGAGGTGACAAAAAAAGGTACATGTGGTCGCCAAAATTTTGAGTTTAAGGGAATACCATGCAGACATTTGCATCATATTTTAGTATCTCGTCTTTATGTGGAAGAGATCCCATCTTATTTTGTAATGGAAAGGTGGAAAAAGAATGCTAACAAGTCTGTAGTTTTGAGTTCTGATCACTTGGAAATAAAAGATGACAAGGTCGGGATATAA